A part of Candidatus Binatia bacterium genomic DNA contains:
- the mlaD gene encoding outer membrane lipid asymmetry maintenance protein MlaD, whose translation MMTRSPARDLIAGLFVIFGMIAVAVLAFRVGQDPFAEKGGLVLFATFDEAAGLKKLAPVDIAGVRVGRVRAIALDDDYRARVRMELDGSLELPTDTSASIVTAGVLGDRYISLQLGGEDLILTSGEEISFTESAVILERLIGKVLDNVGAPN comes from the coding sequence ATGATGACACGTTCACCTGCACGCGATCTGATCGCCGGACTCTTCGTGATCTTCGGCATGATTGCCGTTGCCGTATTGGCCTTCCGCGTCGGCCAGGACCCCTTTGCCGAAAAGGGCGGCCTGGTCCTTTTTGCGACCTTCGATGAAGCTGCGGGACTCAAAAAGCTCGCTCCGGTAGATATCGCCGGGGTCAGGGTCGGGCGCGTTCGGGCCATCGCGCTCGATGACGACTACCGGGCTCGTGTCCGCATGGAACTCGACGGGTCGCTGGAGCTTCCGACCGACACCAGCGCATCGATCGTCACTGCCGGCGTCCTCGGCGATCGCTATATTTCCCTCCAGCTCGGGGGTGAGGACCTGATTCTTACCTCCGGCGAAGAAATCAGCTTCACCGAGTCTGCGGTTATTCTGGAACGCTTGATCGGCAAAGTTCTCGACAATGTCGGGGCGCCCAACTAA
- a CDS encoding MlaE family lipid ABC transporter permease subunit has translation MNATLQAIRQLGFQTLTAIQRLGQFLFFSAQLLAAIIQPPWRGRRLVEETWLLGVLSLLVVSISGLAVGMVLGLQGYNTLVRFGAEGALGTVVGLSLIRELGPVLTGLLVTGRAGSATAAGIASMVTTEQLDGLRMMSINPLQSVVAPKALGMILMMPILTAIFVLFGLAGGYFVGVELMGMDPGAFLSGLQDSIRFADDIGACYVKSLLFGTLAGLIATFQGYTATPSAEGVSRATTSTVVFTSVAILISDYFVTALWGFEI, from the coding sequence ATGAACGCAACACTCCAGGCCATCCGTCAACTCGGTTTTCAGACCCTGACCGCGATCCAGCGCCTCGGCCAGTTTCTTTTTTTCTCGGCCCAGCTCCTGGCAGCTATCATCCAGCCACCATGGCGCGGGCGTCGGCTGGTCGAAGAGACCTGGCTGCTGGGCGTTCTTTCCCTGCTGGTCGTCTCCATATCCGGGCTGGCGGTTGGCATGGTTCTGGGTCTGCAGGGATATAATACCCTGGTTCGCTTCGGCGCCGAGGGCGCGCTGGGAACCGTCGTCGGCCTGAGTCTGATTCGAGAGCTGGGACCGGTCCTTACCGGCTTGTTGGTCACCGGACGAGCGGGCTCCGCTACCGCCGCCGGAATCGCGTCCATGGTCACGACCGAACAGCTCGATGGTCTGCGCATGATGTCGATCAACCCGCTGCAAAGCGTCGTTGCCCCCAAGGCATTGGGCATGATCTTGATGATGCCGATTCTGACCGCCATTTTTGTCCTTTTCGGTCTGGCAGGTGGCTATTTTGTCGGGGTCGAATTGATGGGGATGGATCCAGGCGCCTTTCTCAGCGGCCTGCAGGACTCAATTCGTTTCGCTGACGATATCGGCGCCTGTTACGTCAAGTCGTTGCTCTTTGGGACTCTGGCCGGGCTCATCGCCACTTTCCAGGGATACACCGCCACACCGAGCGCCGAAGGCGTCAGTCGCGCTACGACGTCCACCGTGGTCTTCACCTCGGTCGCGATTCTGATCAGCGATTATTTCGTCACGGCCTTATGGGGATTCGAGATATGA
- a CDS encoding ATP-binding cassette domain-containing protein yields the protein MSFGSRSVLNDFSGCFPAGKISVVLGGSGAGKSTLLRLIGGLIAPDSGTIEVAGTSVVGSNPRELRAVRDQVAMLFQGGALLDSLNVFDNIALPLREHTALTAGEIEARVHEALESVGLRRVDHLLPGELSGGMLRRTALARAIVHQPRILLCDEPFSGLDPISVRRIEELLVDLNREHGMTILVVSHHIPSTMRMADHVLLFLGDRHVSGTPDEMRARPETEIAAFFEESRPAGSLG from the coding sequence ATGTCCTTTGGCTCTCGCTCGGTCCTGAATGACTTCAGCGGTTGCTTTCCGGCGGGGAAAATCAGCGTCGTACTCGGGGGCAGCGGTGCGGGGAAAAGCACTCTGCTGCGATTGATCGGGGGCCTCATCGCCCCCGATTCGGGAACCATCGAGGTCGCCGGCACATCGGTCGTCGGGTCCAATCCGCGCGAATTACGCGCCGTCCGCGATCAGGTCGCAATGCTTTTTCAGGGCGGCGCCCTCCTCGACTCGCTGAACGTCTTTGACAATATTGCCCTCCCTCTCCGCGAGCATACCGCGCTCACCGCGGGGGAAATCGAGGCGCGGGTCCACGAAGCGCTCGAGAGCGTCGGCTTGCGCCGGGTCGACCACCTGCTTCCAGGTGAATTATCCGGCGGGATGCTGCGCCGCACCGCGCTCGCACGCGCCATCGTCCACCAACCCCGCATTCTTCTATGCGATGAGCCATTTTCCGGGTTGGACCCAATATCGGTCCGCCGCATCGAGGAACTACTGGTTGATCTGAACCGTGAGCACGGCATGACGATCCTTGTGGTCTCCCACCATATTCCCTCCACCATGCGGATGGCCGATCACGTGCTCCTGTTTCTTGGTGACCGCCACGTATCAGGCACGCCAGACGAGATGCGCGCCCGACCCGAAACGGAAATCGCGGCTTTCTTCGAGGAGAGTCGGCCCGCGGGGAGCCTCGGATGA